The following coding sequences lie in one Pan paniscus chromosome X, NHGRI_mPanPan1-v2.0_pri, whole genome shotgun sequence genomic window:
- the LOC100994965 gene encoding transcription factor SPT20 homolog-like 1 has translation MDRDLEQALDRAENIIEIAQQRPPRRRYSPRAGKTLQEKLYDIYVEECGKEPEDPQELRSNVNLLEKLVRRESLPCLLVNLYPGNQGYSVMLQREDGSFAETIRLPYEERALLDYLDAEELPPALGDVLDKASVNIFHSGCVIVEVRDYRQSSNMQPPGYQSRHILLRPTMQTLAHDVKMMTRDGQKWSQEDKLQLESQLILATAEPLCLDPSVAVACTANRLLYNKQKMNTDPMKRCLQRYSWSSVKPQQEQSDCPPPPELRVSTSGQKEERKAGQPCELNIAKAGSCVDTWKRTPCDLAVPSEVDVEKLAKGYQSVTAADPQLPVWPAQEVEDPFGFAWEAGCQAWDTKPSIMQSFNDPLLCGKIRPRKKARQKSQKSPWQPFPDDHSACLRPGSETDAGRAVSQAQESVQSKVKGPGKMSHSSSGPASVSQLSSWKTPEQPDPVWVQSSVSGKGEKHPPPRTQLPSSSRKISSGNSFPPQQAGSPLKRPFSAAAAIVAAAAAAAAAAAPAVAAAPAAAPAAAASAAPSHSQKPSVPLIQVSRPCPAAQPPTKFIKIAPAIQLRTGSTGLKAINVEGPVQGAQALGSSFKPVQAPGSGAPAPAGISGSGLQSSGGPLPDARPGAVQASSPAPLQFFLNTPEGLRPLTLLQVPQGSAVLTGPQQQSHQLVSLQQLQQPTAAHPPQPGPQGSALGLSTQGQAFPAQQLLKVNPTRARSGLQPQPQAAVLSLLGSAQVPQQGVQLPSVLRQQQPQPQPQPLKLQLQPQWQPQPRQEQPQSQQQQPQHIQLQTQQLRVLQQPQHIQLQTQQPVFLATGAVQVVQPHPGVQVVSQLVGQRKEGKPTPPAP, from the coding sequence ATGGATCGAGATTTAGAACAGGCTCTGGATCGCGCAGAGAATATCATTGAAATTGCCCAACAGAGACCTCCTAGAAGGAGATACTCACCTAGGGCGGGAAAAACTCTGCAGGAAAAACTTTATGACATTTATGTTGAAGAATGTGGAAAAGAGCCTGAGGATCCTCAGGAATTGAGAAGCAATGTAAACTTGTTAGAAAAGCTTGTTAGGAGAGAGTCCTTGCCATGTTTACTGGTCAATCTATACCCAGGCAATCAGGGGTATTCTGTGATGCTCCAGAGAGAAGATGGGTCCTTTGCAGAGACCATTCGGCTGCCTTATGAAGAAAGGGCATTGCTGGACTACTTGGATGCAGAAGAATTACCCCCTGCTTTGGGTGATGTCCTGGATAAAGCTTCGGTTAACATTTTTCATAGTGGGTGTGTCATAGTAGAAGTTCGTGACTACAGGCAGTCCAGTAATATGCAACCTCCTGGTTACCAAAGCAGGCATATTCTCCTACGTCCAACGATGCAGACTTTAGCCCATGATGTGAAGATGATGACAAGAGATGGCCAGAAATGGAGCCAGGAAGACAAGCTTCAGCTTGAGAGCCAGCTGATCTTAGCGACAGCTGAACCACTGTGTCTCGATCCTTCTGTAGCAGTTGCCTGCACTGCAAACAGGCTGCTGTACAACAAGCAAAAGATGAATACCGACCCGATGAAACGGTGCCTCCAGAGGTATTCGTGGTCCTCTGTAAAGCCACAGCAGGAGCAGTCTGACTGTCCACCTCCTCCTGAGCTGAGAGTGTCGACTTCTggccaaaaagaagaaagaaaagcaggtcAGCCTTGTGAGCTGAACATTGCTAAAGCAGGAAGTTGTGTAGACACGTGGAAACGCACACCCTGTGATTTGGCCGTGCCTTCAGAagtggatgtggagaaacttGCTAAAGGGTATCAGTCCGTCACAGCTGCTGACCCACAGCTCCCAGTCTGGccagcccaggaggtagaagacCCTTTCGGATTTGCGTGGGAAGCTGGCTGTCAGGCCTGGGACACCAAGCCAAGCATCATGCAGTCGTTTAATGATCCGCTTCTCTGTGGTAAAATACGGCCACGTAAAAAAGCCAGGCAGAAGAGCCAGAAGTCTCCCTGGCAGCCCTTCCCAGATGACCATTCAGCTTGTCTCAGGCCTGGGTCAGAGACTGATGCTGGGAGGGCAGTGAGTCAGGCCCAGGAATCGGTGCAGAGCAAAGTCAAAGGTCCAGGCAAGATGTCACACAGCTCCAGTGGCCCAGCCAGTGTTAGTCAGCTCTCTTCATGGAAAACACCAGAACAGCCTGATCCTGTGTGGGTCCAGTCTTCAGTATcggggaagggagagaaacatCCACCTCCCCGCACCCAACTTCCCTCAAGCTCAAGAAAGATTTCCTCAGGTAACAGTTTTCCCCCACAACAGGCAGGCAGCCCTCTTAAgcgtccattttctgctgctgctgctattgttgctgctgctgctgctgctgctgctgccgctgctccTGCTGtagctgctgctcctgctgctgctcctgctgctgctgcttctgcggCACCAAGTCATTCTCAGAAGCCCTCTGTGCCTCTCATTCAAGTTAGCAGGCCCTGTCCAGCTGCCCAGCCCCCCACCAAATTCATAAAAATAGCGCCAGCCATTCAGTTGAGGACAGGCTCCACTGGCCTAAAGGCCATCAATGTGGAGGGCCCAGTCCAGGGAGCCCAGGCTTTGGGGAGCAGTTTCAAGCCTGTGCAGGCCCCTGGCTCGGGTGCCCCCGCTCCTGCAGGAATCAGTGGCAGTGGCCTTCAGTCCTCAGGAGGTCCACTACCAGATGCAAGGCCCGGTGCAGTGCAGGCATCTTCTCCAGCACCCCTTCAGTTTTTCCTAAATACTCCGGAAGGTCTCAGGCCTCTGACACTCCTCCAGGTTCCGCAGGGCTCGGCGGTTCTGACCGGCCCGCAGCAGCAGTCCCATCAGCTGGTTTCCCTGCAGCAGCTCCAGCAGCCCACAGCTGCTCACCCTCCTCAGCCAGGGCCACAGGGTTCCGCACTAGGTTTGAGCACACAAGGGCAGGCCTTCCCTGCTCAGCAACTTCTTAAGGTGAACCCCACTAGAGCCAGAAGTGGtctgcagccccagccccaggctgcTGTGTTGAGTCTGCTTGGCTCTGCCCAGGTTCCTCAGCAGGGTGTCCAGCTCCCCTCTGTCTTGAGgcagcagcagccacagccacagccacagccgcTGAAGCTGCAACTGCAACCGCAGTGGCAGCCACAGCCACGGCAGGAGCAGCCACAgtcgcagcagcagcagccgcagCATATCCAGCTCCAGACTCAGCAGTTGAGAGTCTTGCAGCAGCCGCAGCATATCCAGCTCCAGACTCAGCAGCCAGTGTTTTTGGCAACAGGCGCTGTTCAGGTAGTGCAGCCGCATCCAGGTGTGCAAGTAGTGAGCCAGTTGGTAGGTCAGAGGAAGGAAGGCAAGCCAACCCCTCCAGCGCCCTGA